A genomic segment from Sparus aurata chromosome 10, fSpaAur1.1, whole genome shotgun sequence encodes:
- the LOC115589176 gene encoding uncharacterized protein LOC115589176 has protein sequence MNVILQFAMIFGMILRVYGGSVRGIVGDPVQFPVNCPMNGRAELYREDGTGNPPLVAARRDGVCTSGDGFTDRLDLKSCFSFTRSLYTDTGLYEIRCGGRREHIQLDVVVASELSVSEREQVTLRCYFKAARGQVEVLRWDKNGVMVLEVNLSTGEITNGTGFEGKRLSAAGAAEGDFSLTWDQAQVQDEGDYFCSVRSKGVRMGWGDPAAARLKVIKKHLDPTTPRPPLNPTPGPDKKHFGTGCIVSIIFNVLLLAVVLLCVLCLVSVSKAHRAAGVRPPADTEMEPLGGDPDHVPNGGAHRAEP, from the exons ATGAATGTTATCCTGCAGTTTGCAATGATTTTCGGGATGATTCTCCGTGTTTATGGAGGATCTGTGAGGGGGATTGTGGGAGATCCGGTTCAGTTCCCTGTAAACTGTCCGATGAACGGGAGAGCAGAGCTGTACCGAGAGGACGGGACTGGGAACCCGCCGCTTGTGGCTGCGCGTCGGGACGGAGTTTGCACATCTGGTGATGGATTCACTGACCGGCTGGATCTAAAGTCCTGCTTCAGCTTCACTCGCTCACTGTACACAGACACCGGTCTGTATGAGATCAGATGTGGCGGCCGCAGAGAACACATTCAGCTGGATGTGGTTGTGGCTTCTGAATTATCAGTCAGTGAGAGAGAACAGGTGACGCTCAGGTGCTACTTTAAGGCTGCACGAGGACAGGTGGAGGTTCTGAGGTGGGACAAGAACGGAGTCATGGTGCTGGAGGTGAATCTGTCCACCGGAGAGATTACAAACGGAACCGGGTTTGAGGGAAAGAGACTTTCAGCGGCTGGTGCCGCAGAAGGAGACTTTTCACTGACGTGGGATCAGGCTCAGGTCCAGGATGAGGGCGATTACTTCTGCTCCGTCCGCAGTAAAGGCGTCAGGATGGGGTGGGGGGACCCTGCTGCTGCGAGGCTGAAGGTCATCAAGAAACACCTGGACCCGACGACCCCCCGCCCACCTCTGAAT ccgACACCGGGACCGGACAAGAAGCATTTCGGAACTGGATGCATCGTCAGTATAATCTTCAATGTGCTGCTCTTAGCTGTAGTTCTCCTCTGCGTGTTGTGTTTGGTCAGTGTTTCTAAGgctcacagagctgcaggtgTCAGACCCCCCGCAGATACAGAGATGGAGCCTCTGGGTGGAGATCCTGATCACGTTCCTAATGGAGGGGCCCACAGAGCGGAGCCATGA
- the LOC115589175 gene encoding uncharacterized protein LOC115589175, with protein sequence MILILQFAMLFGMIHRVYGGSVRGIVGDPVQFPVNCPMNGRAELYREDGTVNPPLVAARRDGVCTSGDGFTDRLDLKSCFSFTRSLYTDTGLYEIRCGGRREHIQLDVVVASESSVSEGEQVTLRCYYKTAGGQVEALRWEKNGVTVLEVNLSTGEITNGTGFEGKRLSPAGATEGDFSLTWDQAQLQDEGDYFCSVRSKGVRMGWGDPAAARLKVIKKHLDPTTPRPPQNGTTGERMETWTTVIITAAVTSVLWALLCLFLVWWLKFRTPDVSPGPDVGRQLREYEMVHLTNGNPAGPQANGGPHV encoded by the exons ATGATTCTCATCCTGCAGTTTGCAATGCTTTTCGGGATGATTCACCGTGTTTATGGAGGATCTGTGAGAGGGATTGTGGGAGATCCGGTTCAGTTCCCTGTAAACTGTCCGATGAACGGGAGAGCCGAGCTGTACCGAGAGGACGGGACGGTGAACCCGCCGCTTGTGGCTGCGCGTCGGGACGGAGTTTGCACATCTGGTGATGGATTCACTGACCGGCTGGATCTAAAGTCCTGCTTCAGCTTCACTCGCTCACTGTACACAGACACCGGTCTGTATGAGATCAGATGTGGCGGCCGCAGAGAACACATTCAGCTGGATGTGGTTGTGGCTTCTGAATCATCAGTCAGTGAGGGAGAACAGGTGACGCTCAGGTGCTACTATAAGactgcaggaggacaggtggaggctCTGAGGTGGGAGAAGAACGGAGTCACGGTGCTGGAGGTGAATTTGTCCACCGGAGAGATTACAAACGGAACCGGGTTTGAGGGAAAGAGACTTTCACCGGCTGGTGCCACAGAAGGAGACTTTTCACTGACGTGGGATCAGGCTCAGCTCCAGGATGAGGGCGATTACTTCTGCTCCGTCCGCAGTAAAGGCGTCAGGATGGGGTGGGGGGACCCTGCTGCTGCGAGGCTGAAGGTCATCAAGAAACACCTGGACCCGACGACCCCCCGCCCACCTCAGAAT GGAACCACTGGAGAAAGGATGGAGACTTGGACCACTGTCATCATTACAGCAGCTGTGACGTCTGTGCTTTGGGCTCTTCTTTGCCTCTTTTTAGTTTGGTGGCTGAAGTTCCGCACACCAGATGTGTCACCTGGACCTGATGTTGGACGACAACTGAGAGAATATGAGATGGTACATCTGACCAATGGGAATCCTGCTGGGCCGCAAGCCAACGGGGGTCCTCACGTCTAG